The proteins below come from a single Alnus glutinosa chromosome 9, dhAlnGlut1.1, whole genome shotgun sequence genomic window:
- the LOC133877599 gene encoding protein LIGHT-DEPENDENT SHORT HYPOCOTYLS 5 — protein MDSASGAGASDPNSGGEGPSATGSAAAEGSSPAPPSRYESQKRRDWNTFLQYLKNHKPPLTLARCSGAHVIEFLKYLDQFGKTKVHNTGCPYFGHPNPPAPCACPLKQAWGSLDALIGRLRAAYEENGGRPESNPFGAKAVRIYLREVREGQAKARGIPYEKKKRKRPTASADTVVASPAENVSVASLSQVGDASGVGEGNGSAAQTATTSTTTTTTSTV, from the coding sequence ATGGATTCAGCTTCAGGTGCCGGTGCATCCGACCCGAATAGCGGAGGAGAGGGTCCGTCGGCAACAGGCTCAGCCGCAGCTGAGGGCTCCTCGCCTGCGCCGCCGAGCCGCTACGAGTCGCAGAAGCGGCGAGACTGGAATACCTTCTTACAGTACCTGAAGAACCACAAGCCGCCGTTAACTCTAGCCCGGTGCAGTGGCGCGCACGTGATCGAGTTCTTGAAGTACTTGGACCAATTCGGGAAGACCAAGGTCCATAACACGGGGTGTCCTTATTTCGGGCACCCAAACCCTCCAGCCCCATGTGCTTGTCCTTTAAAGCAAGCTTGGGGGAGCCTGGACGCACTGATCGGACGTCTGAGAGCGGCCTACGAGGAGAACGGTGGACGCCCGGAGTCGAACCCGTTCGGAGCCAAGGCGGTCAGGATTTACTTGAGGGAGGTTAGGGAAGGGCAGGCCAAAGCCAGAGGGATTCCTTATGAGAAGAAGAAGCGAAAAAGGCCCACTGCCTCGGCGGATACGGTGGTGGCTTCGCCGGCAGAGAATGTGTCTGTGGCGTCGCTGAGTCAAGTAGGTGATGCTTCTGGTGTTGGTGAGGGAAATGGTAGTGCTGCTCAAACAGCTACTACCTccactactactactactacttcCACCGTATAG